The DNA sequence TTAATATCAATGCCCGGGGCGCCGCATTTATTATTAATGAAGAGGGAAATTTGGTTGCCCACCGGGATCTGGGCCGGGTCTTTAGCAAGGAACACATAAGCCGCAGCCTAGGTTATGGCCAGGCAGTACAGGATATAGTAGATCTGATGAAACAGGGCCAGACCGGATCCGCCAGTATCGCCGGGGCCGAGGAGCGGATCTTTATAAGCTACGCCCCCATCAGGGGAACCCTTTGGTCATTGGGCATCGAAGCGCCCCGTATAGATTTTATAGCGCCCCTCAGGGTGGCAGTTATCGTAAGTGTTATCTTCATGTTGGCGGCCATCGTTTTTTTCATCATAGTCTACAACGCCGCTCTCAGGCATATACTCACGACACCCCTTCGGCTTATTACCGAAAACGCCCGGGATCTTGCCCTGGGAAAATTTGACAATACCCTGCCCAAGGAAATTACCAAGCGGACCGATGAAATAGGCCGCCTGGGTTCCACCTTTATTTCTATGACCAAAACCATCCACTCGGCGATCCACGATATCCGCGGCCTTGCGGATACAGCCCGGGCGGGCTTCATGAATGATCGGGCGGACCCTTCCTCCTACCAGGGGGATTACCATCTCATCATCTCCGGAATAAATTCAATGCTGGACATCTTCTGTTCCCACCTCAACGCCATGCCCAATGCTCTGGCTTTGTTCGATGGAGAACGCAGATGTATCTACCTCAATCAAACCATGGAGGATATCCTTACCCACCATCACTTCGATAAGAATGATCCCGCCCTGCTTTCTGCCATACTTGTAGCCGGCAAGGAGACCGGAACGGAATTTCTGGAAGCCCTGGCTTTTTCTCTCTTTACGGCGGGCACACGTGTCGGGGATACCAGCCATGCCGAACTGGTCATCACCGACAGTGTTGGTGATGACCTGAGTTACAACATGACCCTGAGGCGTATCGGTAACGAGGGTACCGGGACGGACGCGCAATTCGGCTGCGTGATGATGATCCTGAGCGATGTTACCATGCTTGCACGGGCGCGGATTGAAGCAGAGGCGGCCAGCAGCGCCAAGAGCAACTTCCTGGCCAATATGAGCCACGAAATGCGCACCCCCATGAATGCTATCATCGGTATGACAACCCTGGCAAAATCGTCCAATGAAATTGAACGGAAAGATTATTGCCTCAATAAAATTGAAGGAGCCTCCATTCATCTCCTGGGGGTTATCAATGATGTTCTTGATATGTCAAAAATCGAGGCGAATAAATTTGATCTTTCCTATACGGACTTTAATTTTGAAAAAATGATCCAGCGTGTAGTAAATGTAATCAACGCTAAGGTTGACGAGCGGCATCAGGATTTTAATATACGCCTTGACCCGAATATACCCCCCTCGCTTATCGGGGATGAGCAGCGGCTTGCCCAGGTAATTACTAATCTTCTTTCCAACGCCGTAAAATTTACCCCCGAAGAGGGAACCATTAAACTTATCGCCTCCTTTATCAAGGAAGAGCAGGATACCTGCACCGTAAAGATTGAGGTAATCGATTCGGGGATAGGCATCAGCGACGAACAGAAGGCAAAGCTCTTTGGCTCTTTCCAGCAGGCCGATTCAAGCATATCCCGGCGTTTTGGCGGAACCGGTCTGGGGCTTGCCATATCAAAACGGATCGTGGAGATGATGGGGGGCGGCATCTGGGTACATTCCAAGCCAGGTGAGGGTTCCACCTTCGGCTTCACATTCGAGGTTAAGCGGGGAGAGGAAATCCGGCAAAGCCTGTTGAAGGACGGAGTAAACCTGACTAATCTCCGCATCCTGGCGGTGGACGATGATCCTGATATCCGGGATTCTTTCTCAGAATTTCTGCGTCAGTTTTCGCTTAAGGGGGATATCGCCATCGGCGGAGATGAGGCCTTGGATCTGATAGAAAAAAACGGCCCCTACGATCTGTACTTTGTGGATTGGAAGATGCCCGGCCTGGACGGTATCGAACTTTCCCGCCGGATCAAGGCGGGAAATCCTGAAACATCGTCCCATAAGTCGGTAGTAATAATGATCTCCGCAGCGGAATGGACCACCATTGAGGGGGAGGCGAAAAAAGCAGGGGTGGATCGTTTCCTTTCGAAGCCCCTGTTTCCCTCCACGGTGGCGGATATCATAAACGATTGTCTGGGCCAGGGCAATGAGCATGTGGGTGAAAATTCCGCCATGGCGGATAACTTCAAGGGTTTTCGTCTCCTTTTAGCGGAGGATATTGATATCAACCGGGAGATCGTGATGGCCCTGCTGGAGCCGACGGAGCTTGAAATCGACTGCGCGGAAAATGGCGCCGAAGCCGTTGAGCTGTTCAAAAAAAATGCGGATAGCTACGATATGATATTTATGGATATCCAGATGCCCGAAATGGACGGTTACGAAGCTACCCGCCGTATCCGTGCCCTGGATGAGGGAAGGGCAAAAAATATTCCCATCGTGGCAATGACCGCAAATGTGTTTCGCCAGGACATTGAAAGGTGCCTTGCCGCCGGTATGAACGATCATGTGGGAAAGCCCCTGGACTTTGATGAAGTATTAGCAAAACTGCGAAAATATCTACCCCAGGGATCTTCCGGCAAAACCCCATGAAGCAGAAACAACCCTACACAATTATTCACGAAGATGATCATATTATAGCGGTAAACAAGGCTGCGGGTATTGCCGTAAGCGGAGACCGCTGGGATGAGTCCCGGGAACGGCTGGACAAGCTGCTGGGCAGTTTTTATAACGGCCCTATCTTTATTGTACACCGCCTTGACCGGGACACATCGGGGATCATCGTCTTTGCCCGGGACGAAGACACCCACCGGTACCTCTCTAAGGCCTTCGAATCCCGTGAGGTGGAGAAAATCTACTGCGCCATAGTTCACGGACGGCCTCTGTGGGCGGAAACGGACTGTGACCTTGCGCTGGCTCCGGATGGAGACAAGCTGCACCGGACCGTTGTCGATAAACACCATGGCAAAAGATCCTTCACCCATTTCCGCCTTCTCCTTGCCGCCGGCGCCTATTCTGTTGTGGAAGCCCGCCCTGCCTCAGGCCGTACCCATCAAATCCGGGTCCATCTGGCCAGCCTGGGCCACCCCGTGGTCTGCGACCCCCTCTACGGTTCCCGCAACAGTCCTAAGCCGGTCTACCTATCGGGGTTCAAAAAAGGCTGGCGCGGCGATCCCCTGGCCGAAAAGCCCCTCCTGGACCGCCTGGGCCTTCACGCCGCCGCTCTGAGTCTTCCATACCCGCCCGGCTTGGACAACAAGCTCACCCTACAGGCGCCGCTGCCCCGGGACATGACGGCGTTGATTAAGCAGATGGAGAAAGCTGCGGGAACATTGATGTCTAACGTTATATAAAAAACAAAATGGTTTTCCGTGGGGATGGAGCGTAGCGGAATCAGTTCATCGAAGTATTCGAGCAGATCATCGTAACTATTTTTAACGTAGTGCTGGCACGGCTACTGTAGTGCTGGCGCTATTATCGCTGCGCCTTGGCGACATCGCAGATCCGTCTGGCCATTTTTTCCAGAGATACCTGCTCCTGCACATGACCCAGTTCAAAGGCCACCCGGGGCATACCGTAAACTACCGCCGATGTTTCATCCTGGCCCAGGGTCATTCCGCCTTCCTTGTAGATGGTACCCAACTGCTGGGCGCCGTCCCGTCCCATACCGGTCATGATCACCCCCAGGGCGTGGTTTTGATACACCAAGGCTACCGACGCGAAGAGCACATCCGCAGAAGGCCGGTGTCCGCTTACCAATGGCGCATCGGAAAGGTGGGCAACCACCCCGCCGCCGCGGCGTTCAACTTCCAGGTGCTTGTTTCCCTGGGCAATGAGGATGCGGCCGGGGAGTATGGCGTCCCCTTCTTCGGCTTCCTTTACATCCAGGGGGCAGAGCCGGTCGAGGCTCTTGGCAAATTCGTTGGTAAAGCCCTGGGGCATATGCTGAACCACCACGATGGGTACCGTAAGGTCCTTATCCAGGTTTGCAAAAACTATCCGCAGGGCATCGGGCCCGCCGGTGGAGATACCGATGGCGACAATTTCTGTCTTTGCGGGTTTGCGTACCGGAACCAGCGGCTTTGCTGCTGCTCCGGAGACACCCAGTATGGAGCTTACCGAACCGGGCTTGGCGCTGGTCAGGGGGGTAATGGTTTTCGCGGTGAAATCAATGGCGGGAACTACCTTTCTGCCCTGGCTGCGCCGGTATTGGCCGCCATAGCCCAGGAGCATCCCCACCAGGGTATCCTTTACGGTATGGATATCTTCGGAAACCGAGCCCGAAGGTTTCTGGATAAAGTCACTGGCCCCAAGAGCGAGGGCCTCCATGGTTATCTCCGCGCCCCGGGCGGCAATGGAGGAAAGAATGACCACCGGAATGGTGATCCCCAATTTTTTCCGTTCCTTGAGGAATTCGATGCCGTTCATTTCCGGCATTTCCAGGTCCAGAACGATAATATCCGGATTAACCCGGGGTATCTTTTGCAGGGCGAAGATGCCATTCATGGCCTTTTCGGCGATGACCAGCCCCGGTGTGGCTTCTATCATCCTGCCAATGAGGTTACGCATTAGCGCCGAATCATCAACAATTAATACTGCAACATCTTCAGCCACAATCTACTCCTATAAAGAGGCGTTGTCCCTAGATCCATTTCCTGTACAGGGTTGCCCACTGGGTTTTTACAAATTCAAATTTGGTGTTCATCCCAAAGAGGGATTCCGAATGGCCGATGAAGAGGAAGGCCTTGGATGCCATGGAATCCCAGAACCGGCCTACAACTCCGGCTTGGGTAACTTCGTCAAAATAGATGATCACGTTCCGGCAGAATATGATATCCAGATTACGCTGGCCCGAATCGTTTTTTAGATTGTGGTAGTCAAAGCGTATTTTAGACATGATTTCCGCCTTGACCTTATATCCCCCGGCAACTTTATCAAAGTACTTTTTCAGATAATTTTCGGGGATACCCTCTATCCGGCTGTCGGCGTAGAACCCTTCCTTACCGGTCATGAGGCATTTTAGGCTGATATCGCTGGCAACTATCTCAAATTTCCAGGGTGGGGGCAGGATTTCGGTTAAAAGCATGGCGATAGTATAGGGTTCTTCCCCGGTAGAACAGCCGGCGCTCCAGATTTTGATGGTAGTATTCCCCGTGGGCTTCTTGATATTCATCAATTCCGGGATAACATGGTGCTCCAGGGCATCAAAATGGGCTTGATTGCGGAAGAACCGGGTTAGATTGGTGGTAACCGAGTCGAGAAAACCCTTGAGCGCCTCTTTATCCTTGGAAATGGTACTGAAATAGGACGTCAGCGTTACCCCAGGGGTAGTCCTGAGCCGTTCCTTGAGTCTGCCCTCCAAGATTGAGCGGTTTGTTTTTGTAAAGTTGATACCGCTCTCATTATAAATAAGATCGCGATACCGTTCAAAATCAGCATCCGTCAAAACAATCTCATCTGCCATATACATCATAGTAAGGGTTGTATGAAATAGTGTCAATTATTCATCTAGCAATATACGCGAAAACTGCCCTTTTACGTTGACTAATGGATACCGCATCGGGATAATACTACCACATGAATAAGTATATTTTTGTCACCGGAGGCGTGTGTTCAAGCCTTGGGAAGGGGGTTGCGGCCTCTTCCTTGGGAGCCTTGCTTGAAGGACGGGGGCTTAATGTCCGGATGATTAAGTGCGATCCCTATATCAACGTGGACGCCGGGACCATGAGCCCCTACCAGCACGGGGAAGTCTATGTAACCGACGATGGCGGGGAGACGGACCTGGATCTGGGAAATTACGCCCGTTTTACCTCCGGGCCTCTTTCCCGGGCCAATTCCATCACCACCGGCCAGGTCTACGAGTCGGTTATCCGCAAAGAGCGGGAGGGTCGTTACCTGGGACGCTGTGTCCAGGTTATCCCCCACATTACCGACGAGATAAAGAGCCGGATTTTGGCGGTTTCCAAGAAAGATACCGATACTGATGTGGTAATCGTGGAGATAGGGGGTACCGTGGGGGATATCGAATCCATCCCCTTTCTGGAAGCAGCCCGGCAGCTTATTCATGAAATGGGCCGGGCCAACGCTCTTTCGGTGCATCTAACCCTGATCCCCGAGGTGGGGGAGGGGGAACTCAAGACCAAACCCACCCAGCACTCCGTAAAGGCTATGCAGGAGCAGGGAATTCAGCCGGATGTGCTGATATGCCGGGCGCCGGTATTGCTGGATGAGGCTACGCGCAGGAAGATAGCCCTTTTTACCAACGTAGAAAGCGACGCGGTATTTACTTCCTACAATGTGGACACTACAATTTATGAGGTACCCCTGATCTTTTTCGATCAGAAGCTGGATCAGGTGGCGCTCAAGAAGCTGGGGGTGGAAAGCAGGCACGCCAACCTGAAACCCTGGTACTCTATGATGGAGCGTTTTGAAGCCCGGAGCGGAAAGGTCCGGATCGGTATTGTGGGCAAGTACATGGATCTCCACGATTCCTATAAGTCGGTGTTTGAAGCCCTGTTCCATGCGGGCCTTGAAAGCCGGATTGAGGTGGAGCTGGTTAAGATAGACTCCTCCCGGCTGGAAGAAACCGAGGATGCCGAGGCGCTTTTGGGTTCCTCCGCGGCAGGCGGGGGCGTAGACGGCATACTGGTACCCGGGGGCTTTGGCCAGCGGGGTATCAACGGCATGGTTAAGGCCGCCGCCTGGGCCCGGACCCATAAGCTTCCCTACTTTGGTATATGCCTGGGGATGCAGATCATGGTGATAGAGTGGGCGCGGGATGTCCTGGGCTGGGAAGATGCGGATTCCACGGAATTCAACCAGGATACCAAGCATCCGGTGGTGAGCCTTTTGGAGGATCAGGTGGACGTGAAGAACTACGGCGGCACCATGCGCCTGGGAAAATGGGCCTCCGTACCGGAACCGAATTCTAAGTTTTTTGAAGCCTACAAGGAGAAGATCGTCTCCGAACGCCACCGGCACCGCTATGAGTTTGCCAACACCTTCCGTAAGGAGATGACCGATTCGGGACTCGCGCTTACGGGGTTTACCGAAGACAAGAGCCTGGTTGAAGCGGTGGAGTGGCCGGACCACCCCTGGGGCCTGGGCGTCCAGTTTCACCCGGAGTTTAAGTCCAAGCCCACCGCCGCCAGTCCCCTGTTCCGGGATTTTATTGCTGCGGTGAAAAAAGTAAAAGAGACTAAGGAATGACCAAGGAATGAAGAATAGCCACAGAGGGAAGGACACAGAGGGAAGAAAAAGAAAAGGGGGGGAGCCGCAAACCCGTTTTTCGGTGTTCTCTTCTTATCTCTATACCCTCTGTGGTTATTCTTTCTGTATTCTTCTTCTTCTTGCCTCCTGTACCTTCGATTATGGTGACGAAGTCTCCGAAAATGAGGATCTGCCGGATATAGTCATGGGGAATGTAGAATATGTCCGGGTTCGGGATGGGGACCCGGTGGTGCGTTTTCGGGCCCAATTAGCGGAACGATACGAAAACCGGCAGACCATGGAACTGCAAAATTTTTCTTTCGAACAGTTTTATTCCCACGGGGATGAGGTAAATGCCACCGGTAGAGCGGGGAGTGCTTTGGTAGAACTTGAGTCGGGGAATATACAACTGGAGAATAGTATTATTATTTCTGTGAATTCCGAGGATATCACCATAGAAACAGAAAATCTTTCCTGGGAGGATGAAAAACGTATCCTCGCCGGCAGGAATGAGGATACGGTGGTGGATATCCAGCGCTCCGATGGTACGGTCTTTTCCGGCCGGGGTTTCACCGCCGATGTCCGGAGAAGAACCTGGGTATTTAACGGAGGGGTAGAGGGAATCTATATCGATACGGAAGATGACGAGGAAACCGAAGTCGAAGCCGAGGAAATATCAGAAGAACTTGAAGGGGAAGTTCCTGCGGAACTGATGGAAGAGGGCAGCGATACTGCCGGAGAGATCCTGTGAGTATAAAATTTGCTGCCCCGGTCCTGGTTACCGCGGCGCTCATCCTTTCCGCCGGTTCCCCCGCTGGGGCCGATACCTTTTCCTTTAAGGCCGACCGTATGTCCGGGGGCCGGGCTGCGGGAAAAGAGATTACCATGCTTACGGGAAACGCCGAAGTACGATCCGACAATCTGGTCCTCAAGGCTAACCGAATAGAGCTTCAGGGGGATGATAATCAGTTTGTTGACTGTTCCGGTGATGTTTGGGGCATGGAGGAGGAAAAGAACATCCTCTTTCAGACCGACCGCCTGCGCTACGATCGGAAACTTAAGATAGCCCGGTTGGAGGGCAATTCCACCCTGGAGGACAAGGAGAACGAGATCGTCGCCAAGGGCCGCTTTATTGAGTATGACGACCAAAACGAGATCACGGTATTCCAAATCTCTGTACGGCTCTTTAAGGATGAACTGGTATGCCGGTCCGAATATGCGGTGTATCGCCGGCAGGCAAAATTGTTGGATCTTTCAGGATTCCCTGTGGTTTTTAAGAAAAGCGATGAATTCAGGGCCGATAGGATCCGGGTAGACCTTGATACCGACGATGTGACCATGGAAGGATCTGTTTCCGGTTCGATTAAGGAAAAAGAGAAAGAGGAAGAGGAAGAGGAAGCGAAAACCGAAGAATCAGCGCCGGAGTTGGAGTCGGAGCCGGTACCGATACTGGTTGAGGAATAATGCTCATGGATACCCAAACGACGTATATCTTAAGCATTACGGATCTTCATAAAAAGTTCGGCGCCAAGGAAGTGGTTCGGGGGGTCAACTTTTCCATGCATAATGGAGAAGTGGCGGGGCTGCTGGGGCCGAACGGCGCGGGAAAGACCACCATATTTTACATGATCGTAGGCTTCTATAAGCCTACCCAGGGAACGGTATGTTTAAATGGGGATGATATCACTGAAAAACCCATGTACCGCCGGGCCCGCTTGGGAGTTGCCTACCTTCCCCAGGAAGCCTCCATCTTTCGCAAGCTCACGGTGGAGCAGAATATCCGGGCCATCCTGGAAAGCCGTAAGGATATTGATAAGGAACAAAAGAAAGCCCGCCTGGAAGCACTGCTGGACGAGTTTGGCATTGCCCGTATCCGTACCCAGTTCGGTTATACCCTTTCCGGCGGCGAACGGCGGCGTACTGAAATCGCCCGGGCCTTGGCAACGGAGCCTAAGTTTCTGCTTCTGGACGAGCCTTTCGCGGGTATCGACCCCATAGCGGTCTACGAAATCAAGCAGATAATCCGCCGCCTGGCGGAAAAGGGCATAGGGATACTCATTACGGACCACAATGTTCGGGATACCCTGGAAATAACCACCGAGGCTTTTATCATAGCCGACGGTACCATAGTTGCCCAGGGAGACCGGGAGGTGATTCTGGCCAACGAGATGGTACGGGAAGTCTACCTGGGCAGTGAATTCAGAATGTAAGGCCCATCAATCTTGACAGACAGTAAAACTAAGGACACACTTAACTATTCCAATTCTGCATGTATCAAGAGAGGTTATCATGGATCAGAATTACCCTGAAGTAAAACTTGGATTAATCGCGGTATCCAGGGACTGTTTTGTACGTTCCCTTTCTGAAAATCGCCGGAAAGCCCTTGCCGAAGCCTGTGCAAAACAGGGCGTTTCAGTTTACGAAGCAAAAACTACCGTTGAAAATGAAAAAGATGCACTCAAAGCGGTGGATGAAGTAAAAAGTGCCGGTTGTAATGCCCTTATCGTATTTTTAGGGAATTTTGGCCCTGAAACTCCGGAAACCCTTATCGCACGGTTCTTCTCCGGGCCGGTGATGTACGCCGCCGCCACCGAGGAAACCGGCAAGGACCTTGCCAATGGCCGGGGTGACGCCTACTGCGGGATGCTTAACTGTTCCTACAACCTGGGGCTGCGGAAGCTCAAGGCGGTGATCCCCGAATATCCCGTGGGTACGGCGGATGATATCGCCCGTATGGCGGTGGATTTTGTCCCCGTTGCCCGGGCCATCTTGGGCCTTGCGTCCCTGAAGATTATCAGTTTTGGTCCCCGGCCCCAGGATTTCTTTGCCTGCAATGCCCCCATTAAGGGGCTCTACGATATTGGGGTAGAAATAGAAGAGAATTCTGAGCTGGACCTTCTGGTAGCCTACCGGGCTCATAAAGACGATACGCGCATTCCCGCCGTGGTCAAGTCCATGGCGGATGAGCTTGGCGCGGGGAACCGGTATCCGGATATGCTCCCCCGGCTTGCCCAGTTTGAGCTCACCCTGCTGGACTGGGCGGAGGAGCACCGGGGCTCCCGGAGCTATGTGTCCTTCGCCAATAAATGCTGGCCCGCATTTCCCACGGAATTTGGTTTTGAACCCTGTTATGTCAATTCCCGGCTGACCGCCCGGGGCATCCCCGTGAGCTGCGAGGTGGATATCTACGGTTCCCTAAGCGAATACATAGGCGCCTGCCTCAGCCATGATGCGGTTACCCTGCTGGATATCAACAATACCGTCCCCCAGGATCTGTATGACGGGGCGATTAAGGGGAAGCATTCCTACGGGCTCAACGATGTGTTCATGGGCTTCCACTGCGGCAATACTCCCCGCTGTAAGCTCCGTAACGAAGATAACACCGCCCTTAAGTTCCAGCTTATCCAGAACCGGCTCCTGGAAAAAGGCGGGAAACCTGATATCACCAGAGGAACCCTGGAGGGGGACATCGCGGCGGGGGATATCACCTTCTACCGGCTGCACGCCAACGCCGATGGTGCCCTTCAGGCCTATATAGCCCAGGGGGAGGTCCTTCCGGCGGCTACCGGTTCCTTTGGCGGTATCGGCATATTCGCTATCCCCGATATGGGGCGGTTTTATCGCCATGTACTCATCGAAAAACGCTTCCCCCACCATGGGGCGGTGGCCTTTGGTAAATACGGCAAGGCTCTTTTCACGGTTTTTGACTACCTGGGGGTACCGGAGATACACTATAACCGGCCAAAAGGACTGTTATATCCCCGGGAAAATCCATTCACCTAAAACCGGTAACGGGTTTTCTCGCTCCCCCTTGACAAATTTGGTCTCCCGAATGTATTATAGACTGTACTTTAATACTCATCGGTAAGGGGTCAACAATGCCTTGGATAATGTGGGTTATCCTCCCTCTTGCCGGGTTAACCTTAGGCTGGACTATAAGATGGCTGTATGCCAGATTTCAACTTACGGCATCGGAGCAACGCGCCGAACGTATAAAACAGGATGCGATAAAGGAAGCTGACGCTAAAAAGAAGGAAATTCTTCTTGAAGCAAAAGAACAAGTTATCCGCGATCGGAACCAGCAGGAAAGGGAGACTCGGGAACGCAGGGGTGAACTGCAGAGATATGAAAAACGTGTCTTGCAGAAAGAAGAAGCTGTAGATAAGAAGACGGCTCAGATAGAGAAGACTGAACAGACTCTGGCCGACATGGAACAATCCCTGCAAGCCCGGAGCGGAGCTCTGGAGAAAGAAGAAGAGCGGTACCGGGCGGAACTGGAACGAATTTCCGGACTTACCGTGGACGAAGCGAAGGCTCTCATCATTCGGGATATGGAGAATGAGGCCAGACATGATGCCCAGGGGCTTATCAATAAGATTGAGCAGGAGGCCAACCTCTCCGCGGAAAAGAAAGCCCGGGATGTGTTGATTGCCGCTATTCAACGGCTGGCTACGGATGTTACCGGTGAGGTGACCGTGGCTACCGTAACTCTTCCCAACGACGAGATGAAGGGGCGGATCATAGGCCGGGAAGGGCGGAACATCCGTACCCTGGAAACTCTGACCGGGGTGGATATCATCATTGATGATACTCCGGAAGCGGTGGTTATCTCCTGTTTTGACCCGGTACGCCGGGAAATTGCTAAAATTGCCCTGGAACGGCTCATCACCGACGGACGGATCCACCCTGCCCGTATCGAAGAAATTGTTACCAAGGTTACCAAGGATATATCCCAGAAGATCTTTGAAGAGGGTGAGAAGGTACTCTTCGACCTGGGGATCCACAATATCAACCAGGAAGCTATCCGCGCCCTGGGACGGCTCTATTTCCGTACCAGCTATGGCCAGAATGTGTTATCCCACTCCAAGGAAGTGGCGGTTATTGCGGGCATCTTAGCCGCTGAGATCGGCGCCAACCGGGAACTAGCCAAGCGGGGGGCGCTGCTCCACGATATCGGTAAGGGGATCGAGAGTGATTCGGACCTGAACCACGCGGAGATCGGCATGGACATGGCCCGGAAGATGGGGGAGGACCCGCGGATTATCAACGCCGTTGGGAGCCACCACAACGATATAGAGCCGTCCTGCATCGAATCGGTGCTGGTCCAGATTGCCGACGCAATTTCTGCAGCCCGGCCCGGCGCCCGCCGGGAAACTTTGGACAATTATGTTAAGCGGCTGGAAAATCTGGAAAATATTGCCACGGGCTTTACCGGGGTGGAAAAGGCCTTTGCCATACAGGCAGGGCGGGAACTGCGGATCATCGTAAACAACGAGGCGGTGAACGATGAGCAGTCCAGGGATCTGGCTAAACAGATTGCCAAGAAGATTGAAAACGATCTGCGTTATCCCGGAAGAATCAGGGTAACGATTATCCGGGAAACTAGGATCACTGAATACGCACGGTAACGGAGCATATGGCCTTTTCGTTTTTTACCTGGATTACTTCGCTGTTTACCGGTGGGAATGATCCCGTACGAGCCAAAAAACGGCTGTTGAAACGGATGGCCAAGAGTTTGGCCGCTAATAAGTACGGGAAGTTCTACCGGCTAAAGACTGAAGAGGCGTCCCCCGAACTAGCTCAGTTCTTTTTCGATGTTTATAAGGTCATCGCTCCGGCTCAGGGTTTTCTTCAGAATGCAGCCCAGTCAACCCAGTTGAAAATGGCGGTGATCTACAATTTTCTGGATAAGCGGCAGCGGGATATACTGGAGCAGCTTTCTCTGGAAATCATTGAGCTCAGGGCTGATACAACGCCCCCCAAGGAACTTTACCGCCAGATGCAGGGTGAATTCGACAGCCTGGCGGCGGGCTTTGATACGGAGCTCGTCAGTTCCATTGACGCTTGTTACAGCCTGATCATGATCCTGGCCAAATTTGTTAATTACGATTTTTATTTTTTGCTGAAAAAATTCGACAGCCAGTTAGGTGAACGCAGCTTTAGTAAGAAACCGCTGTTCAGCCCTGTCCGGGGCATAGGGGT is a window from the Treponema primitia ZAS-1 genome containing:
- a CDS encoding LptA/OstA family protein, whose protein sequence is MSIKFAAPVLVTAALILSAGSPAGADTFSFKADRMSGGRAAGKEITMLTGNAEVRSDNLVLKANRIELQGDDNQFVDCSGDVWGMEEEKNILFQTDRLRYDRKLKIARLEGNSTLEDKENEIVAKGRFIEYDDQNEITVFQISVRLFKDELVCRSEYAVYRRQAKLLDLSGFPVVFKKSDEFRADRIRVDLDTDDVTMEGSVSGSIKEKEKEEEEEEAKTEESAPELESEPVPILVEE
- a CDS encoding L-fucose/L-arabinose isomerase family protein, whose amino-acid sequence is MDQNYPEVKLGLIAVSRDCFVRSLSENRRKALAEACAKQGVSVYEAKTTVENEKDALKAVDEVKSAGCNALIVFLGNFGPETPETLIARFFSGPVMYAAATEETGKDLANGRGDAYCGMLNCSYNLGLRKLKAVIPEYPVGTADDIARMAVDFVPVARAILGLASLKIISFGPRPQDFFACNAPIKGLYDIGVEIEENSELDLLVAYRAHKDDTRIPAVVKSMADELGAGNRYPDMLPRLAQFELTLLDWAEEHRGSRSYVSFANKCWPAFPTEFGFEPCYVNSRLTARGIPVSCEVDIYGSLSEYIGACLSHDAVTLLDINNTVPQDLYDGAIKGKHSYGLNDVFMGFHCGNTPRCKLRNEDNTALKFQLIQNRLLEKGGKPDITRGTLEGDIAAGDITFYRLHANADGALQAYIAQGEVLPAATGSFGGIGIFAIPDMGRFYRHVLIEKRFPHHGAVAFGKYGKALFTVFDYLGVPEIHYNRPKGLLYPRENPFT
- the lptB gene encoding LPS export ABC transporter ATP-binding protein; protein product: MLMDTQTTYILSITDLHKKFGAKEVVRGVNFSMHNGEVAGLLGPNGAGKTTIFYMIVGFYKPTQGTVCLNGDDITEKPMYRRARLGVAYLPQEASIFRKLTVEQNIRAILESRKDIDKEQKKARLEALLDEFGIARIRTQFGYTLSGGERRRTEIARALATEPKFLLLDEPFAGIDPIAVYEIKQIIRRLAEKGIGILITDHNVRDTLEITTEAFIIADGTIVAQGDREVILANEMVREVYLGSEFRM
- the rny gene encoding ribonuclease Y, with translation MPWIMWVILPLAGLTLGWTIRWLYARFQLTASEQRAERIKQDAIKEADAKKKEILLEAKEQVIRDRNQQERETRERRGELQRYEKRVLQKEEAVDKKTAQIEKTEQTLADMEQSLQARSGALEKEEERYRAELERISGLTVDEAKALIIRDMENEARHDAQGLINKIEQEANLSAEKKARDVLIAAIQRLATDVTGEVTVATVTLPNDEMKGRIIGREGRNIRTLETLTGVDIIIDDTPEAVVISCFDPVRREIAKIALERLITDGRIHPARIEEIVTKVTKDISQKIFEEGEKVLFDLGIHNINQEAIRALGRLYFRTSYGQNVLSHSKEVAVIAGILAAEIGANRELAKRGALLHDIGKGIESDSDLNHAEIGMDMARKMGEDPRIINAVGSHHNDIEPSCIESVLVQIADAISAARPGARRETLDNYVKRLENLENIATGFTGVEKAFAIQAGRELRIIVNNEAVNDEQSRDLAKQIAKKIENDLRYPGRIRVTIIRETRITEYAR
- the lptC gene encoding LPS export ABC transporter periplasmic protein LptC translates to MKNSHRGKDTEGRKRKGGEPQTRFSVFSSYLYTLCGYSFCILLLLASCTFDYGDEVSENEDLPDIVMGNVEYVRVRDGDPVVRFRAQLAERYENRQTMELQNFSFEQFYSHGDEVNATGRAGSALVELESGNIQLENSIIISVNSEDITIETENLSWEDEKRILAGRNEDTVVDIQRSDGTVFSGRGFTADVRRRTWVFNGGVEGIYIDTEDDEETEVEAEEISEELEGEVPAELMEEGSDTAGEIL